The segment TAATATCTGCGATCACTGCTTTGTCAATCTCTCCTCCATCGGGGTCAAAGCCTGATGGTACATCAACTGCGATCACCGGTTTACCTGATCCGTTGATCAGATCGATGATGGTGGATTCTGTTTCTCTCAGTTTTCCGCTGATCCCGGTTCCAAGCAGTGCATCTACAATAATATCGGAATCATCGATCCATCCTGTATTCTGAAGTTGTGATGCATCTGTGAGTTCAAGGGTCCCTTTAATACTGCAGTGTTTGAGGATATTGAAGTTATGTCTTGCATCATCTGTCCTTATGTGGCTTGACTGTCCTGCAAGTACGACATAAACCATTATTTTCGGATCTGATGCCAGATGTCTCGCAGCAACGAACGCATCTCCTCCGTTGTTCCCCCTGCCTGCAATGAAGAGGACCTTTCCGCTCCCGATCCGCTCCTTTACTTCGCGTGCAATGGCAGCTCCTGCATTTTCCATAAGTTGCAGTCCTTTGAGCCCAAGATATTCACAGTTGGCATCGATTGCCTGCATTCGCGAAGATGTTATCGACCTCATGTTCCTCTATTATTCTTTAGTTTGCATTGTATTTAGATGTATCAATAATGTTACTGATCTTGGATGATGTCCGGAATAAGTTCGATGTTGTTCCCGATGACCTTTTATTCCTGTACATTTTTTCACCGAAAGAACCTTAATACTGGATAAAGAATTATAGCTTACAAGGAGGTATAACAATACCCGCTTTAAAAGAAATGGATGCCCCGGTCAAGAAATGGTTGAATCCAACATATCTGATACTTGGAAGTGGAAGTATCGGTTTTGCTGTTGCAAAGGAGCTTCGTGAGCTCGATAAAGACCTTATAATTATTGACAGGGACACACAAAAGGTAGAAACACTGCGTGAAGAGGCATATGAGGCCTTCGCAGGTGATATTTCAGATCCTGATATTTTTCAGCATGTAAATCCAAAGGAACTTTCCGGAATACTTGTTCTGAGTTCTGATAATGATGCCAATAAAAAGGCACTTGAAAACATAGCCAGTCTGGAACTGGATGATACTTACTGCGTTGCCAGGGCATCTGATGTCATAAGTATGCAGGAGATGGACGGACTTGGTGCAGATCTTGTTGTAATGCCTTCAAGACTGGTTGCAAGATCGGTCGCAAGGTCTCTGGGTCGTGCAGAATCCCTGCGCCGTGGAAACAAATTGTCCCAGTGGTTCAAAGGAATTTCCGGCAAAGACCTTGCTATTGTAGTTCATGATAATCCTGATCCGGATGCAATTGCCAGTGCTCTTGCACTGCAAAAGATCGCGGATTCATTTGATGTGAGATCATCTATTCTGTACCATGGTGAGATAGGCCATCAGGAGAACAAAGCATTCGTAAACCTCCTTGGTATTGACCTTAACAGGATGGAAGAACACAATATCTCTGAATTTGATGATATTGCAATGGTGGATTGCGCTGTGCCTGGTGCTAATAACATGCTCTCTTCGGGTACGCATCTTGGCATCGTCCTTGACCACCACCCTCTGGGGGAGATTGAGATCGATGCTGATTTTGTGGATATTCGCCCCAACGTAGGAGCATCCGCCACAATACTTACCAAGTATCTCCAGGAGCTTAATATCGAAATTGAAAGTGAGCTTGCAACGGCTCTGCTTTATGGTATCAGGACTGATACACTGGATTTCAGGAGAAACACGGATTCAGCAGACCTGTCTGCAGCAGCATTCCTTTATCCTCTGGCTGACCATGAGATACTGGACCAGCTTGAACGGCCATCCATGTCTCTTGAGACACTTGATATCCTTGGTGAAGCCATTATTAACAGGCAGGTGATCGGCAGTTATCTCCTGACCAATGTTGGTGTAGTTCGTGACCGTGATACACTTCCGCAGGCATCTGATTATCTGCTTAATCTTGAAGGGGTTTCAACATCCATTGTTTTCGGGGTTTCCGAAGACCGGATCTTCCTTTCAGGCAGAAGCAATGATATCAGGGTCAACCTCGGTGAAGTGCTCAGGAAGGCCTTCGGAGAGGAAGCCGCAGGAGGTCATTCAAATGCTGCAGGAGCCCAGATCCCGCTTGGAGTGTTCAGCGATATAAAGGATCGTCAAACACTTCTGAGGCTTGTCAACGAAGCAGTTGTTAAGAAATTCCTCAATGCGATAGGTGTTGACGAGACTGTAGAATAAATCTTCTGATACTTAATACGAATAACAGACCATGTTCTCTAATTACCGGCAGTCTTTGATCAAAGGCCTTCAGGAAGAGCTTGAAGCTGCCGGCTCTATTTTAATTGAAGATATTGCATCACAGATACGTGAGATCGGTTTCTCATGTCGGATGTGTGGAAGCTGTTGTAAAAGATCAGGCGGTGACAACCGTGTTTTTCTTACATCTGCGGATAGGGAAATGCTGGAAGGGTGTTCGACATGTCCTAAAGATGCTGCTATTCCAATGCTTCCGGATGGGATGGATATGTACTCTTCATCTTCCGTTCGTGAACATCTTCATGAGTTCGAGCTCGATTCGAAAGGACGGCTGAACACTTTTGGCTGGATGCTTAAAAGGAAGGAGTCGGGAGACTGTCTTTTTCTTGGAAATGATGGGGGGGTCAGTGGTGAAGATGACCTGTGCAATGATGACTTTTGCGAAGGTAACGTTCACAACCGATGCAGTATTTATGCTAACAGGTCGATGCTTTGCAGGACCTATCCTTTCTATATCAACAATGGGGAGTTAAATACCTCTGAGTGTGAGGGATTGGGAGATGATATCTCTTATGAGGATTCCATTATTCTTGCAAGGGATCTGGTCGAGAGGTATGTTACAGAAATAAAAGATACGACCCTTCTCTATGAAAATTTTGAGGAAATACATACCTCTCCTGGCTCGCTTGATATTTTCAATAATATCCTTTCAGGTGGGGATCTCAGCTTTGTTGTTCATGATTGTACTGGAATGTCCATCTTTTCACTTAAATTATATGAGTGACCATGTTCATCGATTGTTTTATTTATAAGATATGCCTTAATTGGACTGATTACCATGGCCAATAGTAATGATCATCCAATGACGATCTCAGAGAAGATCTTCTCCAAAGCTTCAGGAAAACCGGTGAAAGCAGGAGAGTTTGTACTTGCGAACATCGATCGTGCAATGACTCACGACATCACAGGACCACTCGCAGTAGAGGGTTTCTACGACATCATGCGTGACAAGGAAGAGAAAAAGGTCTGGGACCCAAGCAAGATCGTGATCGTTTTTGACCATCAGGTCCCTGCTGATTCTCTCCATGCATCTGCAAACCACATTATGCTCCGAAAATTTGCAAAGGAGCAGGACATACTGAACTATGACGTTTATGAAGGTGTCTGCCATCAGGTCATGCCTGAGATGGG is part of the Methanococcoides orientis genome and harbors:
- a CDS encoding DHH family phosphoesterase, which gives rise to MDAPVKKWLNPTYLILGSGSIGFAVAKELRELDKDLIIIDRDTQKVETLREEAYEAFAGDISDPDIFQHVNPKELSGILVLSSDNDANKKALENIASLELDDTYCVARASDVISMQEMDGLGADLVVMPSRLVARSVARSLGRAESLRRGNKLSQWFKGISGKDLAIVVHDNPDPDAIASALALQKIADSFDVRSSILYHGEIGHQENKAFVNLLGIDLNRMEEHNISEFDDIAMVDCAVPGANNMLSSGTHLGIVLDHHPLGEIEIDADFVDIRPNVGASATILTKYLQELNIEIESELATALLYGIRTDTLDFRRNTDSADLSAAAFLYPLADHEILDQLERPSMSLETLDILGEAIINRQVIGSYLLTNVGVVRDRDTLPQASDYLLNLEGVSTSIVFGVSEDRIFLSGRSNDIRVNLGEVLRKAFGEEAAGGHSNAAGAQIPLGVFSDIKDRQTLLRLVNEAVVKKFLNAIGVDETVE
- a CDS encoding YkgJ family cysteine cluster protein; the encoded protein is MFSNYRQSLIKGLQEELEAAGSILIEDIASQIREIGFSCRMCGSCCKRSGGDNRVFLTSADREMLEGCSTCPKDAAIPMLPDGMDMYSSSSVREHLHEFELDSKGRLNTFGWMLKRKESGDCLFLGNDGGVSGEDDLCNDDFCEGNVHNRCSIYANRSMLCRTYPFYINNGELNTSECEGLGDDISYEDSIILARDLVERYVTEIKDTTLLYENFEEIHTSPGSLDIFNNILSGGDLSFVVHDCTGMSIFSLKLYE